Part of the Cupriavidus basilensis genome is shown below.
TCGTGTTGCCGGCGGTCTTCGCTTTGGCAGAGGAGCACCACGTAGCGCCTGGGCGGGTGGAGACCGCCATCGCCGTCGGTTACGAGACGATGATCCGCTGTTCACTTGCGCTGCAGCCGGCGCTTGCACGTATGAAGGGGTGGCACATGACGGCCGTGTGCGCGCCCTTAGGCGCCGCAGCGGCTTCGGCGGTCATGCTGGGCCTCGACGCCCAGCGTACGGCGTGGGCGCTGGGACTTGCCGGCACCCAATCTGGCGGGCTCTTCGCATTTGCATGCGATGGCTCGGATTCGAAGCGCTTCCATCCGGGGCGCGGTGCTCATGCAGGGGTCATGGCTGCGGAACTCGCGGCACGAGGGCTTACGGGTCCGGGAAAACTGTTCGAGACCGAAGATGGAGGGTGGTTGAAGGCATTCTCGGATGATCCCAGGCCGGACGAAATCCTGAACGGGTTGGGCCGGGAATGGCGCATGCCACGAACCAACTTCAAGCCATATGCCTGCTGTGGGAGCGCGCACTCTCATGTGGATTGCGCGCTTCAGCTGAGGGAAGAGTGGTCCCGCCAGGGGAAAATCAAGGTCGGCATGCCCACTGTCGTGGACGTGCAGTGCGGCTACAGGTACGAGCCGGGAAGCGTGCTCAACGCCCAGATGAGCGGACGCTACAGCCTCGCCGTGGCTCTGATCGATGGGCAGGTCCTGCCTGCACAGTTTGGCGACAAGCGGCTGTCTGACCCGGAGGTTGTCGCACTTGCAAATGCAATGGAAATCGTCCGCGATCCTCAGCTTGATGCGCTGTATCCGGCGAGCTTCTGCGGATGGGTGGAGCTTGAGTCGCGAGATGGCAAGCGAGTACGGGCGGAACAAACCAATCCGTCCGGCTCAGCGGAGAATCTTGCGCGCCCGGCAGCCATTCGCGCAAAGTTCAGGGCATTGACAGAGTCTGTCTTGTCACCGGGGCAGGCAGACGAGCTAACCGCCGCGTTTGGAAAGCTAAGCACGACTTGCGTCAAGGACATTCTCACCTTGGCCGTTCGTCGGAACTAAGCTACTGAGCTGTCCACGTCTGGAACTCCAAGTGCCTTCAAGGCTCGCAGCAGTACCGGTGACTGGTTCGCGGGGTTCCAGATTGCAGAGTATTCCGCCACGGCTGAGACATCGTTTAGCTCCCTCAGTGCAACGCCTGGCAACGAAGCCTTCGCAAGCGTGGCAGGGACCAGAGCGAAACCTCGTCCCAAGCCTACGAGGCTGACCACGGAAAGCAGATGCTTGGCGTAGTGGCGGATGTGGGGACTGAATCCGGCTTGCATGCACGTGGCGGTAACGAGATCGAAGTAAGCAGGCGCGCTGTCACGTGGAATTGCGACGAAAGGGACATCCGCGAGCTGGAAAAGGTCGATCTTCTTGCGTTTTGACGCAGGGTGGTCGTCCGGTAGCGCTGCAACCAGGCGTTCTTTATGAACGACGTGTGCGCGCAACTCAGCAGGCGGTGTTCCTATTTGGGCGAACCCGAGATCAATGCGGTCGCGTTGCAATGCGTCGACTTGCTCGGCCGTGCTGATTTCTTCCCAGGTCAGGTCAATCTCGCTGATGTCTTTTTCGAACTTTCGGACGATGTTCTCGATGTTCATGTAGAGCACAGCCGCGACGAAACCGATGCGGAGGTGGCCGATGTCACCGTGTTCCGCCTTCTTGACCGCTTCCACCGTCGCATCAAGCTGGTTCAGCATGCGGCGTGCTTCGCGCACCAGCGCGGAGCCAGCTGGTGTCAGTTTCACGGTACGCCGATTGCGGTCGAAGAGTTGCACGCCCAAGTCTTCCTCCAACTGCTGGATGTGCTTCGTCAGGGGCGGCTGGGATATCGCAAGCCGTTGCGCGGCGCGGCCGAAATGGAGTTCTTCGGCTAGCACGAGAAAGAGGCGGAGGGTACGGAGTTCGAGCATTTCGGGTGCTGCCGCGTTGCAGCAACGCGGCGTCGATGGGTCTCACTTATTCTAATCGGGAATTAGTCTCTTCCGAAATATGTATTGGACGCTATCGATTCGTCGACCCAGAATACAGCCATCAAATCAAGAATGAAACGGAGACAAGCCTTACCCGGCGGCACATCGATGATGGCGTCCGGGGCGGTGTTCCGGTTCATTGTCACCTCGGAACACATGCACACCATGGAACGTCTCCAGCCGCTCAAACCTGAAGAACTGTCGCCCGAACAGCGCGAGGTGTACGACGCCATTGCTTCCGGTCCGCGTGGCCAAGTACGTGGCCCGCTGGCCATGTGGCTGCACCGCGCCGGACTTGCCAGCCGAGCCCAGGCACTTGGACAGTATTGCCGTTACGACTCCTCGCTGCCTCCTCGGCTTTCCGAGCTTGCCATTCTCGTGATGGCCCGAA
Proteins encoded:
- a CDS encoding LysR family transcriptional regulator, giving the protein MLELRTLRLFLVLAEELHFGRAAQRLAISQPPLTKHIQQLEEDLGVQLFDRNRRTVKLTPAGSALVREARRMLNQLDATVEAVKKAEHGDIGHLRIGFVAAVLYMNIENIVRKFEKDISEIDLTWEEISTAEQVDALQRDRIDLGFAQIGTPPAELRAHVVHKERLVAALPDDHPASKRKKIDLFQLADVPFVAIPRDSAPAYFDLVTATCMQAGFSPHIRHYAKHLLSVVSLVGLGRGFALVPATLAKASLPGVALRELNDVSAVAEYSAIWNPANQSPVLLRALKALGVPDVDSSVA
- a CDS encoding MmgE/PrpD family protein, which codes for MNFNGPDVEMTAALASWIANVRNDDLPLEVREAVGLLSLDTFGAGLTGHDEPWSKAIADWAAEGSQVPRVKGARAWGSQSVTYRAADAALVNGAAAHAYELDDFHNAKVHLGAVVLPAVFALAEEHHVAPGRVETAIAVGYETMIRCSLALQPALARMKGWHMTAVCAPLGAAAASAVMLGLDAQRTAWALGLAGTQSGGLFAFACDGSDSKRFHPGRGAHAGVMAAELAARGLTGPGKLFETEDGGWLKAFSDDPRPDEILNGLGREWRMPRTNFKPYACCGSAHSHVDCALQLREEWSRQGKIKVGMPTVVDVQCGYRYEPGSVLNAQMSGRYSLAVALIDGQVLPAQFGDKRLSDPEVVALANAMEIVRDPQLDALYPASFCGWVELESRDGKRVRAEQTNPSGSAENLARPAAIRAKFRALTESVLSPGQADELTAAFGKLSTTCVKDILTLAVRRN
- a CDS encoding carboxymuconolactone decarboxylase family protein, with the translated sequence MDAIDSSTQNTAIKSRMKRRQALPGGTSMMASGAVFRFIVTSEHMHTMERLQPLKPEELSPEQREVYDAIASGPRGQVRGPLAMWLHRAGLASRAQALGQYCRYDSSLPPRLSELAILVMARTWMAEFEWWAHKPIALKAGVSSEVVEAIRVGKTPEFSLPDEAVVYDFINELHATRNVSDALYQRALDVLGKERVVDLVGVAGYYTLISMTINVFGVVPPDGSAPELQKA